A genome region from Clostridium pasteurianum includes the following:
- a CDS encoding macrolide family glycosyltransferase, with amino-acid sequence MSKVLFLNMPAHGHVNPTLGIVSELVKHGENVTYFCTNEFRSKIEQAGANFKSYNEKTNPLTQKQNINIKPNLKYYLNHLSEIIKSIDVIISDILEQIKGIKYDYIVYGSMFPVGKIIAQILKVPSVASFAVFATAKELVEQRRELIDVNELKNHPVNNVYKDVSQQLKIKYDVDLPDNIFELFFNKGDINIAYTSKYFVAHTEYYDDSFKFIGPPIYDRKENINFPFEKLEGKKVAYISLGTVFNNTDNKLYDVFFKTFANTDFTVVMSAYNLDLSKFDIPDNFIVRNYVPQSKILKYTDVAITHAGMNSTSDLIYNNVPFVAIPIGADQPYMAGRAAELKATISLDKDKLTPKILKSSVEKVLYDSSYLKNIKKISNSFKKTGGYKKAVEEIFKLKKLNDILN; translated from the coding sequence ATGTCAAAAGTACTTTTCTTGAATATGCCTGCCCATGGGCATGTTAATCCGACCCTAGGAATTGTGTCTGAATTAGTGAAACACGGTGAAAATGTAACCTATTTCTGTACTAATGAATTTAGAAGCAAAATTGAACAAGCCGGTGCTAATTTTAAAAGCTATAACGAAAAAACAAATCCATTGACCCAAAAACAAAACATTAATATTAAACCCAATCTTAAGTATTATTTAAATCATTTATCTGAAATAATAAAATCAATCGATGTTATTATTTCAGATATTTTGGAGCAAATTAAAGGTATAAAATATGATTATATTGTTTATGGATCTATGTTTCCAGTTGGGAAAATTATTGCTCAAATATTAAAAGTACCGTCTGTTGCTTCCTTTGCAGTATTCGCTACTGCTAAAGAATTGGTTGAACAAAGGAGAGAGTTAATCGATGTAAATGAATTGAAAAATCATCCAGTTAATAATGTCTATAAAGATGTTTCGCAGCAATTAAAAATAAAATATGATGTAGATTTGCCAGATAATATATTTGAGTTATTTTTTAATAAAGGTGATATAAATATTGCGTATACTTCTAAATATTTTGTTGCACATACAGAATATTATGATGATAGTTTCAAATTTATAGGGCCACCTATATATGACAGAAAAGAAAATATAAATTTTCCATTTGAAAAATTAGAAGGTAAAAAAGTTGCTTATATTTCATTAGGCACAGTTTTTAATAATACTGACAATAAACTTTATGATGTTTTCTTTAAAACCTTCGCTAATACAGATTTCACTGTGGTTATGTCAGCATATAATTTAGATCTGTCTAAGTTTGATATACCAGATAATTTTATTGTAAGAAATTATGTACCACAATCAAAAATTTTAAAATATACTGATGTAGCAATAACTCATGCTGGTATGAATAGTACTAGTGACTTAATATATAATAATGTACCTTTTGTAGCAATACCTATTGGAGCAGATCAACCATATATGGCAGGTAGGGCTGCAGAGCTTAAAGCTACCATTTCTCTTGACAAAGATAAGCTTACACCTAAAATACTAAAAAGTTCGGTTGAAAAAGTTTTATACGATTCTAGTTATCTTAAAAACATAAAAAAAATAAGTAATTCTTTTAAGAAAACGGGTGGTTATAAAAAAGCAGTTGAAGAAATTTTTAAATTGAAAAAATTAAACGATATTTTAA